In Temnothorax longispinosus isolate EJ_2023e chromosome 10, Tlon_JGU_v1, whole genome shotgun sequence, a single window of DNA contains:
- the LOC139820694 gene encoding uncharacterized protein produces the protein MKSAIALCFLAVFCTANATLLDIYRIRIGIRKRTVERTVRRVERIRDNVDQDVKLMVEEKRYKQIKEYNNYADPILDTIHKEVEDAKARGKNAQVCYDYALHTFENIINIATTDAWQCQVSAESSIRKNLHFINHLITTGCELIEELDNIFPNCYKTNSRLTISDKKLYSCVKNQFGISKASVKKLKTNARSVKSTAKSASKSVVQEATNCLNNVYTTARLKVPEARSVATKCLEHV, from the exons ATGAAAAGCGCCATAGCATTATGCTTTTTGGCTGTATTTTGCACC GCCAATGCAACCCTTTTGGATATTTATCGAATTCGAATAGGGATTAGGAAACGGACCGTGGAAAGAACCGTACGACGAGTTGAACGTATTCGCGATAATGTTGACCAGGACGTAAAATTGATGGTCGAGGAAAAACggtataaacaaataaaagagtACAATAATTACGCCGATCCAATACTCGATACGATACAT aaAGAGGTGGAAGACGCCAAAGCGAGAGGCAAGAATGCTCAAGTATGTTACGATTATGCTCTTCATACTTTTGAGAATATCATCAATATAGCAACCACCGACGCCTGGCAATGCCAAGTATCCGCGGAAAGTTCTATTAGAAAGAACCTTCATTTTATCAATCATCTTATCACG actGGATGCGAGCTAATAGAAGAACTGGATAACATCTTTCCAAACTGCTACAAAACCAATTCGagacttacaattagcgacaaaaaattgtacagtTGCGTCAAGAATCAGTTTGGGATAAGCAAGGCTAGCGTGAAAAAGTTAAAGACCAATGCAAGGTCTGTCAAATCTACCGCTAAATCCGCATCCAAAAGCGTCGTTCAGGAGGCTACTAATTGCCTGAACAATGTTTACACGACCGCACGTTTGAAAGTCCCGGAGGCTAGATCGGTTGCTACCAAATGCCTCGAACATGTGTAA